Within the Rosa rugosa chromosome 2, drRosRugo1.1, whole genome shotgun sequence genome, the region gtactcatcagtttatagtatattctgtatactattgcaagttcttgcatatcctttttcattgatatgccatctgtcttgactctcagtcttagacagtgagctgcatctttcaagctggttgagaagtttGGGAAACAGTTGAAATATGTCACTTGATTGCacaaagatgcttcaagggttcccaacagactagcttgaaaatctgttagtctattgtcttgtaggacacatagaactgaacattTTATTCCTTCTCGAGccagaagttttatgcctacttggactgctccaatgtgcataaattgataattttttgttcttgctcgAGCAACTTCTTCAGGAGTGATCTTCAgaagatctgtttctcctgtagttgagggggttgtaaattccaataatttgaagTGGTGGCTATCTAACACATCAAATTTGCCCCTTTtatagatttgtttaaaatcgaattttgaaattgcggagttttttacctcctgttcaatttcgttgaattcaaattcttcagcattgaggAGTTGTACTCCCTTCTTTTTCctgaagatgctcatcattttgacatctcttttttcttctttcggtttttcataccgaatactagtttGACTAGTAGAGGGTCcaagaaaaatcatgtttggaacaggattcttctcAAGTTTCTCTAATGGTTtaaatccattagctttctttggttttactataggcactttcttgtccttcagtatatttttcatagaatccagcattttttgctgttcattgatttttctactaacacttgttagcttttcttcttccgtttttggaagttccttgatataatctattttattttccaatttttctaatttgtAGATTATAGAAGATAATTTTTCTAGATAATcttgcactactagaattttgttcatagacatcggcccagaaccgatgttaaactaattttcgaccgatgtcttagtgggtgtagagaaagatatagacatcagtataagcgcgtttttaaccgatgtcccagacaacaaccaacatcgattctaaaaaacaaatcgatgtataatcgttataatcatcatatttttgtatgttaggtatgtctaattcttcatattttcacattttatgcttaataaagtatatgtcgaacaatacttacgtgaacatttgcatcgatttctattccagaagcgatgtccagtacacttgtagacatcagttctcacgagtattgtttgttcttggccatttttacatgtagcttagcacattattttcttaggaacgatgtctgtatctttaggtgtcatcggtttttttttaaggactgatgtttcatttaacacagcacatcgttttcatttaagcaaaacgatgttcaatggttttatgtatatcgcttgctttttctagaaccgatgtgttgtttcattgtagacatcgcttttgttttgtaaaatcGATGTGCATTGGTTTTGGGTACATCGGTTCTGTGGAcacaattcgatatattgataatcataagacatcgattttcattttgatactgatttctaatctctcaagtgacttcgttttccttggcattactgttttgttatgcttttatatacttcacttcatACTGACAGGCATAATGTGCaaatggaaaagaaatgcatttcCCATCATCCAAAAATCgaggctttccattaattttcttttcaagttcatgattcaacataattcacaaaataaaaccccaaaaccgACAAAGGCTAGCCTAGACATTTGATCCAGCTTTAGAATTCTTATCTGTAGCCACTTTAGTAAACCCTATTGGAAATATTTCAATGTCTAGAGCTACAACACAGTACTCAGAAATCAAAGTACACATATGTACCCTATTCATATTCATCAGCAGCAACTTTTGGCTCTTCGTGTCGTTGAAACCAAGTGTACGTTGTATTTCCTGTGGTATCTCCAAGATTGCTTCTTCAACTCTTTGCTAGCCAAATATTGCTGGTAATTAAGTGTTCTGCAGGCAATAATAGACTTGATCACAGTTCATATTGATTGCACTGTAGGACCATATGATACATTGCATGTCAATGAAGTGATATAATTTACCCGCTGatagtaaaaaaaattattgttcaCAATTGAATGACAAAATAGAATTAAGTAAACAATCCAATCCGACAGAAGAGGGCGTCAACTAAATGCACTGCAGCCAACTGCAGAAAATCAAGAAGCCAACCAAATGAAGAGCAGAAGGCACATCAATTATTCATGGTCATGGTGAATGGTCAAAGCAACAATATCACAAAAGAAGAATATAATCATACCCTGAGGTTTAACTTCTTTATGAGTTTCATGATAATATTCTTGGCGTTGGAGTAAAGAAAGAATAGTTCCATATTTGGCTAGGAAAATCAAAAAGAAGATAGTGATCTGCAGTAACATTAATAGGCAGCAGAATGCTATTGTCAATTTTACCACTACCCAGGGGACAAACTAGAAGAATGCTAACATGGCTAGCATTCTTCTAGAAGGATTGTGTGTGTAGTGAAGTTTTCAACTTAGGAAATAAGACTTAATGTTTCTCTCTAGCTAAGCTAGCAAGCTATATATACTGAATCTAAAAGTATAAGGAAAAATGTGTTGGCAATTGAGATACGGAAGTAAGAATATGAAAAAGAGAGAGCTATATATGAAAAACAACCGGTAGAGTTGTTATGACAAGTAAATTGAGTTATATATGTTGAGAAGATAAGAAAGGGTACATACCTGTGTAGTCTGAACCACAGACTTCTCAGTCACAATTTTCTCCCCTAGAAGGATTGACTCTACACGAAGCAAGTGTATATCAATGGAAGAAATTGGAACTGCAGATGCTTCTACTGTTAGTTCACCACTAACAGGATCCGATAAAGAACATTGAGTGGCCATTTTTCCAATGATTCGAAATCCACCTATTCAGCAATACCTCTTGTCAGTCATGGtatcatgaaaaagaaaatgagcaTTCCCTTTCCAATAATAAAGGCTGACAATACTCCAAACTTTTAAGAACAGTAACTAGAGATATGTAAATGAAACAGAAAGCAAGTTACTTTAAATACAAAATCAGAAAGCAAGTTACTTTAACTAATATATGTAAATGAAACCACACAGAATAAAATCAGATAGCATCTTAATCTATAGTCAATGCATACCTTTATCACTTTCAACTATGAACTCCATTGTTGTAGATAACGACTTATACAGGTATCCTCTCGATATATCTACAGTCACTAAATACTATGGCACAATTCATCATCATGTCTCGGTTAAGTacgaaaaaagaaaatgcattTCAAAGGCAATCAGAAGCAATGATATATTCCCAACTAATAGTGTAAACTACAGAATATTTGTACTTTCCAAGGCAGAAAGATGCACCTGAATGTTAATATTTCCTCCATGGAACGTCTCATAGAACTTTTCGAGGTTATCTTCTTTTGGTTGCCTGATATGCATAGAAAACGGTATCTGCCACAAACACAGAACTTTAATTCGCAAATGGTATAATAGGAATTTGAATCCACCATAATTTACTGCAACTGGAAAATCGAAAGTGGCTAGAGGATACACTGCTACAGTTCCTAAACTACTTGTTATTCGTACCTCGGTTATGCCTGAAGCAATCTTTCCGGCAGGTCTAAGCTCAACAATTTTGTTCCTGCTTTCAAGTGAGAAAAACAAATCGGTTGCAGAACGCTTCCATATAATGGTACCAAACAAAATCAACATCTTTTTACATTCCGTTTTCTCAGATCATTTCAGACTCAAAATTCAAAGCACTAACAATAAAGATTTACCATTTTTCGAGTTTCCTGAAGATTTGAGATTGACACTGGGGTTCTCATTCTGACTCCCAGTTGCATGACCACTCTCATCACCTTCCTCATCATCTGAACCCTGCGAACACTGcaaaacaagaaacaacaattaaaagaaCAATCCTTACTTCAcagaaccaaaaccaaaaaccaaaccaaaaaccTTACTtcacaattaaaaaataaaacaaaaccaaaccagAAACCTTACTTCACATTTTCACTATTAAAAGAACAATCCTTCCACTTACTTTTGGATCATCATTGCCCTGGAAATTGCCGTGGAAAGTATTGAAGTTCTCTTTCAGACCCTCTTCCTATTACaccaccaaacccaaaatcagtTCCACATTTCCCAGAAAATGTATAACAAAAaatcaacatatcaaatctGAATCTTCATAAACAGTAAAAAAATCAAATACCTTTAGCTCCTGCAAAGCATTAGGGATTGCCCCAAACCCTTTCCAAGTATACTGGTTCCTAGCCTTTCGCAAAAGAACCTGTAAAATCAAATCACCCAAGTCAAAAACCCTCAATTTGGggcaaaattaaagaaaatcaaCCTCCTTTACATCTCAAATCTGCATCCAGACCAACCTTGTTTAGCTATTGCATTCCTCTAGTTCATTAGACGAGAGAAAAGCAcagacgagagagagagggaggagtgATTATAATCGATGCTATAATTTGAGGACTGATTCCAAGCTGGAACAAGGACATTTTAAGCTCTGCTGTAAAATCACCGAGCTCATATGCAAATAAACAACATGGATGACCCTATAACAGACCACCTATTAGCAAACTATTGATAAGATATATAtaagtaaaaaaaaaggaaggttAAATTATATTCTTTGATTAGAAAAGGAATTGGAATCAACATATATAAAGAGGATGTAAATTCACATAAACACAACCCCACTGACCCACTCACTCTTAATAAGAGTAAAACATTTCTCACAGTTCTTATAAGATTAGTCTTTCTGTTGCATTGAGTGTCGTATCATTCCAAATGGATGCTGGAACAATGCCACTCAGTGAATTGTTCGCAATGGACCTGCCATGCGAAATAAATTCTCAGTTTATTCCATTGCAAAGTTTGTATAACGGAACTGCTATAACAATTAATAGCATTATATGTAAAATAGCTCCTCCAGTATTGACAGAGTACGGTCGAAGCTCAGATTTAGCTAAGTAAGATTAATAAACAATGCAGTGAACCATATAAATAATTgcaaaataaggaaaaagcaGATTGAAATCACTCACAATCTTTGAAGCAGTGGAAGACCGGAAAAGTTGGCAGGAATGCTCCCAGTAAGAGTGTTGTTTGATAAATTTCTGTGGACATGGGTCACatgttaaaattaaaaatatcatTACAATCCTTCAAGAATCAAATATGTGAGTCCCCAAAACTCAATGACACATTTTTCAAAAAAACTAACATTAAATTCATGATAAGTGCCAAAATGTATATGCAATAAGCGTCGACCCAACAATCTGTTTCACTTTCCCCTACAAACAAAAACCCACAAAACAATCACACAAATCCAACAATACACAAACAGAGTTTTAAGCCCCAAaagatttgaactttgaatCTCCAATACCTTGTGTATATCAATACAGGGTCGGAAACGAACAGCACAGCTTATGAGTACTCAATCGCCAAAACCCTATAaccaaacaacaacaaaaataggTTCTATGTTATTACTGCATACAAAAAGTTACATACCAAAAACGAAAGCATAAACTTACTGAACGTTGCATATGGCCTAGACCCATCAAACTTCTTTTTACCGAGACAGTCCAATCTCAAAAGCATAACAAAATCAATAGTTCAAACTCAAGGTGACCATACAATTTCATAGCTCACAATTTCAATTGGAACAAAGATTGGAAGGAAGCAAGAGAGAACATAACCAAGCTGGACTTGACAAATTAGTTAATATTGAAGCCACCCACAAACTCTCGCTTCTTAAACTCTAAAGAAAAACAATCATACTTCAACAATAGCCCACAAATAAAAACAATAGCCCACAAAAACAGTCAGACGTACAGATCTGGTGTACAGAGAATGGCGTTCCGAAGCTGGACTTCGTCTCCGACCGGCATCGTAATTGAatccttcctctcaaactccAAGCTTTGATTTGAGAGATTAAGACAGAACGGCCTGGATGATACCCTCGTCCTCCTCGGAGCAAAATGCGGGGTCAGAGTCGCGGAATTTGGTGAGGCGCGTGAGATGAAGGACTGGACGAAGTCGATGCGGAAGAAGCCAAGGAGGCGATGAGTTCgagtgaggaagaagaggaggaggaggagctcgatcttgggaggaggaggaggaagagctcGGGCTGGGTTCAGAATGGAGGTCGAGAATCGAGATTGAGCTTAGCCGCTTAGGGTTtgtgttttggttttggggtcgggccgggtgctttttttttctaagtgtgaaaattttaagttttaatCCCCGCGTCCTTCAATTCATTAAAACACTTAGCGCGTCCATGAAAtgaggttcccgcaaattttcaaacaaaacttttaacaccggttattttaagacccgatgttaataatatacatttaaatcggtattttcgtaaagCGATGTTGGATTgcttttttacatcgtgtgcaagtctgaccgatttaaaacatgcgatgtctatgaacagatttctagtagtgttgaCATCTAGAAAATTCTTTCAGCAAGAtctgatgtttctcatcagaGGATTTcagtagagaattcaacttctctaatattaaatcagacattatCCCCATTAGGGATTCCCGTTttgagctattttacaagctctgaaaCCAGATagttgcggatctaaccaatgctcaaataatcaagaggtttttgttcctcttgaAGAGTATATAAGAGATCTTCTATATCTTGTTCAACTTTATAGATTCTTGTTTGAAGTCTATAAATGATATCCTAGTAATCGGGAGTTTCCCTAACAAGATTATCTCTAAAGTTTTTCAACTTTctcaacttttctttttcttttctcaattcTTTGTTAGTACCATTCCAAAGAGAAATTAACTCAAGTCTACCGGCGATCGGAATTATGAATAATAAAAATTTACTGCTTTACCTTTGAATATAGAGGATGAATTATAGTTACAAATATAGTCTagacaaataaattcaaaatgggcccaccacgctttatcaaaaagaaaataatagtaaaagcaaggcttagaaagagagagggagaggggtACTAATGGTATAAACATTAAGGGCATGTTTACTTACTTAGAAGGaaatggaatgattacggagtaaaaacattcctgcgtttactaacacataaaggaatcagaatgattccgggtaaaagaattcctgcgtttactaacacatgaaggaatcagaatggatgtaggtctcacctccttatcaggaatctATTCCTGAATattcaggaattcgattacgaaggggggagatgagtttaggaatcattcctccggaatcaatactgattcctttcttctctcattccacttgtctccgattcatgattattttccattccaagtaagtaaacgtgccataagtgaaaggaatagttgggagaaaaagagaaaatttttGTGTGAATGGAGTtgaaaataagttggtggagtgtattttaatattttgtgGGTAAGTGGTCATCAAGAGAATATACATCTACTGGAGCTTAGCTTCAGCAAGAGAAAGGATAATATATAAAAGAgcactgaaattttttttttttcttctttttggtaaCAAAGAGCACTGAAAGTTGATTTTTAAGAGTAGTTGCCTTTTCTACAAATGGGGTTGTTGAGAGCTCAACATGTGTAATTTTCCTGATTAACTTTATTCGAGTAAAGtggagagaaagaaaaatgaagctGAGTGAGTAGTCAATATTGCTTTATTATGCTCAATCATATTGGGTGAAATTTTTGATAAAGCTACGTATTATGAAATTGAGATAGTAACTCATTATTTTGATAAGAGTTACCATAAATACAATTCAATGAGAACTACCACTGACTTTTCTTGATCatggtttgttttttaattgGAGTTCATACAACTTTAGCCAGCTACAAGTCTACAACATGTAGCTCTTGTTATGTAGTAATTAGCTTCTTAAAGCTTGCTTGGTAAGGCTCGAGTCTTGTATTTAAAAGGCATATTAATAAATATGCCTTGTAATTCCTGAATTAGATATTTTGAATCTCAGATTTTATCCCAGCTCCTTCTGCTTACGCATGAAACACATTTCCTAAACAGTTTCCCATCAACTTCCTGATATTTGTGTTGGAAAAATTAATAGAATGAAAATAATAACcccaaccacaaaaggataataTGCAAATAAATAAAGGGGTAAAAGAAAGAGAACACCGGATATAACGTGGTTCGGCAAGGTGCCTACGTCCACggggcagcaacaacaagaacttccactatgataaggtgggtacaagagatacacaacttcaagaatactacttgaaggaaactctctctctcacacttgttttGCTACCTAACAACTACAACACTCTCAACTTGGAGTGGACACTCTTCACACTCAACTTGGATGAAGATGTGATTGGATTGGATCAGATGAGACTTCATTGGAATGGGCAAATGACCTCTCCTTCTATACACCAAGGAGGAACCCTCTAGATGACTTCATTAATGCTCCATTCAAccaccttcaattaattctccttcATGAATCTTCCACATTCATCTTGGTCCAAGCACTTCAAACTCTAGAACCAAGAGATGTTTGACCCCTCATAAATTCCTTGTGGGAAACTAGAATACATTATTCTAGAACCAATAGATCATTCATGAACATTCTTTGAATTTGGTCTGGATATTTAACAATCTCCCTCTCCAGACCAATCCGGGGAAATGCGAAGTGAGACTTCTACTTGAAGTCCATCCCAGCGGACTTGCTGCAATACTCCAACTTCTGCTGTGGAACCACTTTAGTCAACATATCAGAAATATTTTTGTTGGTGTGAATTTTCCTCAATTGGAAAAACTTCTTTGACACTACATCTCGAATCCAATGATAACGATGATCAATGTGCTTAGTGCGAGGGTGATAcattgaatttttgctcaagtGAATAGCACTCTGACTATCACAATGCACCACATAATTTTCTTGCTTCACACCCAATTCTTGAACGAACCTTTGCAGCCATATCATTTCCTTGCCAGCTTCATTTGCTGCTATATACTCAGATTCAGTGGTGGATAAGGCAACACACTTCTGTAACTTGGACTGCCATGACACAGCTCCCCCAAAAAATGTAATTAAGTATCCAGAAGTGGACTTTCTATTATCAAGGTCTCCTGCcaaatctgcatctgtgaaaCCTTCTAAGACTAGTCCTGAACcaccaaaacacaaacacaacttTGAGGTGCCCCTCAAATATTTGAGTATCCATTTGACAGCTTCCCAATGCTCTCTGCCAGGATTAGAAAGATATCTACTAACAACACCAACTGCATGTGCAATATCAGGGCGGGTGCATACCATGGCATACATAAGACTACCAACAGCTGATGAATAAGGGATACCTGCCATCTTGTCTTTCTCCACTTGTGTAGTTGGGCATAAACTTCTGCTTAACTTGAAATGATTTCCTAGAGGTGAGCTTACTGGTTTAGCTTCTTTCATGTTGAACCTTTCAAGCACCCGTTCAACATACCTCTCTTGTGACAGCCATAATTTCTTCGCTTTCCTGTCACGAGCAATCTCCATGCCCAAAATCTGCTTAGCTAgccctaagtctttcatgtcaaatgACTTTGATAAATTTGCTTTCAACTTGCGAATCATAGAAACATCTTGGCCCACAATcaacatatcatcaacatagagcAACAAAATTATGAAATTACCTCCAGTAAACCGCTGGATATAAACACATGGATCTGCATCAGTTCTCTTGTACCCATGACCCACCATGAAtgagtcaaatttcttgtaccattgcCTCGGCGCTTGCTTAAGCCCATATAAACTTTTCTTCAACTTGCAAACCATGTGCTCTTTTCCCTCAACCTCAAAACCTTTCAGTTGCTCcatgtatatttcttcttccaaatcaccatgaagaaatgcTGTTTTCACATCTAATTGCTCCACCTCAAGATCCATGCTAGCAGCCATGCCCAAAATAACTCTGATAGAAGTCATCTTGACAACTGGTGAGAAGATCTCGTCAAAATCTACTCCTTCCTTCTGCCCAAAACCTTTCACAACCAAGCGAGCCTTGAACTTTGTTAACTGTTCATTCTCATCTCTCTTCAACTTAAACACCCATTTATTTTTGAGTGCTTTTCTGCCTTTAGGAAGCTCCACCAACTCATAGGTgccattcttcaataaggactCCATTTCAGACTTCATCGCCAACATCCACTTATCACTGTCTGCATGAGTTTTTGCCTCCTCAAAGCATTCAGGCTCCCCATCATTGGTCAATAGAATGTATTTGGAATATGGATCATCTCCATCACTAGTGACCAAAATATATTGTGAAGAAGGATACTTGGTACTTGGCTTTGGCACTCTGTTGGATCTTCGAACTGGTACTTGGGCATTTTCTAGCTGCTCCCCCTGATTAGGCTCCCCATGATCATGATCCTCCTGATCATTATCTTCAGGTtctgctgcttctgcttctgcttctgcttccgcCATATCAGGAACATCTTCATTTACCATATCTTGAGTTTTGTCACTAGGTTCTTGTAGAAGCGGTGATGAATCGTAGGTGAGGCGGTCTGCATGTTCTACTTCCTTTTTGTCAAAATCTGCAATGGTTTGACCTTCATGGAACACCACATCTCTGCTTCTGAATAACTTCTTGGTCTTTGGATTCCACAACCGGTAGCCCATCTCTTCATTGCCATACCCAAGAAAGATGCATGGCATGGACTTGTCATCTAGCTTTGATCTTTGCTCCTTTGGTACATGTACAAATGctttgcacccaaacaccctTAAGTGGGAATATGAAGCACTTTTACCGGTCCACACGCCTTCGGGAGTCTCCAAGCCCAACGGTACACATGGTGTTCGGTTGATAAGGTAACATGCGGTTGTCACTGCTTCACCCCAAAACTCTTTTGCCAGGTTGGCTGTCTTCAGCATGCTTCTCACTTTTTCTAGAATGGTGCGGTTCATCCTCTCTGCTACACCATTATGTTGTGGGGTGCCAGGAATTGTCTTCTTGTGTTTGATGCCATGCTTCGAACAATAATCTCTGAACTCGTTCGAAGTGTACTCTCCGCCATTGTCACTATGGATACTTTTGAGGGTTCTTCCTATCTCCCTCTCCACCATGGCATGGAACTCCTTAAAAGTTTGGAACACCTGGTCTTTTGATTTCAACAAATAAATCCAAACCTTTCGTGAAGCATCATCAATATAAGTgacaaaatatttattatgaCCTAGTGATTCAACTTCCATGGGGCCACATACATCTGAGTGTACTAGGTCTAATACATTTTCTTTCCTTGTAAATGTTCTTGTGAAACTAACTTTATGTTGCTTACCAAATAAACAATAATCACAAGGGTCAAGT harbors:
- the LOC133730714 gene encoding uncharacterized protein LOC133730714, whose translation is MLILFGTIIWKRSATDLFFSLESRNKIVELRPAGKIASGITEIPFSMHIRQPKEDNLEKFYETFHGGNINIQYLVTVDISRGYLYKSLSTTMEFIVESDKGGFRIIGKMATQCSLSDPVSGELTVEASAVPISSIDIHLLRVESILLGEKIVTEKSVVQTTQVCTLSYLLNIYNSIYLS